The Chrysemys picta bellii isolate R12L10 chromosome 5, ASM1138683v2, whole genome shotgun sequence genome includes a window with the following:
- the LOC135983696 gene encoding myb/SANT-like DNA-binding domain-containing protein 2, producing the protein MQSKNRKRAPAWTVREVLDLIAIWGEDSVLAELCSKRRNAKTFEKISKGMMERGHNRDSLQCRVKVKEVRQAYQKTREANGRSGAESQTCRFYAELHAILGGPATTTPPLTVDSEEGVISTMPEDSADGEDEEEELAESTQHSNLPTSQDLFLSLTEVPFQPPENEAMERTSAAADFSSIPPPSRRLSQIRRRRKRMRDEMFSEIMESIRNERAHLNEWKDTISKYRKDASEREAMRDARDERWQAAMLGLLRDQTDMLWCLVELQEWQQDHRVLLQPLCNLPPDHVP; encoded by the exons atgcagtccaagaatcgaaaaagagcaccagcatggaccgtacgggaggtactggatctgatcgctatatggggagaggattctgtgctagcagaactatgttccaaaagacgaaatgccaaaacatttgaaaaaatctccaagggcatgatggagagaggccacaatagggactcactacagtgccgcgtgaaagttaaggaggtcagacaagcataccagaaaaccagggaagcaaacggaaggtccggggcagagtcgcagacatgccgcttctacgctgagctgcatgcaattctaggggggcccgccaccactaccccacccctgaccgtggattccgaggagggggtaatctcaaccatgcctgaggattctgcggatggggaagatgaggaggaggagcttgcggagagcacacagcactccaatCTCCCAaccagccaggatctttttctcagcctgactgaagtacccttccAACCCCCAGAAAATGAGGCCATGGaaaggacctctg cagctgcagattTTTCAAGcatccctcctccgtcccgaaggctatctcagataaggcggcggagaaagaggatgcgagacgagatgttctctgaaatcatggaatccatccgcaatgaaagagctcatctgaatgagtggaaggacacgatatcaaagtacaggaaagatgccagtgaacgtgaggccatgagggacgctcgagatgagaggtggcaggctgcaatgctggggctgctgcgtgatcaaacggacatgctctggtgtctggtggagcttcaggaatggcagcaggatcacagagtgctgctgcagccgctgtgTAACCTCCCCCCcgaccatgttccatag